Proteins co-encoded in one Prunus persica cultivar Lovell chromosome G6, Prunus_persica_NCBIv2, whole genome shotgun sequence genomic window:
- the LOC18774606 gene encoding LOW QUALITY PROTEIN: GABA transporter 1 (The sequence of the model RefSeq protein was modified relative to this genomic sequence to represent the inferred CDS: inserted 1 base in 1 codon) produces the protein MRTLPVPPSSEEAEVIGQEEAHDQEKQLDAGALFVLKSKGSWVHCGYHLTTSIVAPALLSLPYAFTFLGWAAGIFCLVIGAIVTYSYNLLSLVLEHYAKLGHRHLRFRDMAHDILGPGWSRYFVGPSQFXLLGGQCMKAVYLLSNPTGTMKLYEFVIIFGCLMLFLAQIPSFHSLRHINLVSVVLCLAYSVCTAAACIYIGSSSKGPHKDYSLKGNTQNRVFGVFNANAIIATTFGNGIIPEIQATIAPPVKGKMFKGLCLCYAVVIMTFSSVAISGYWAFGNQAEGLILSNFLDDGKPLVPKWFIFMTNIFTILQLSAVGVVYLQPTNEVLERAFVDPTSKEFSTRNVIPRVIFRSLSVVVATTIAAMLPFFGDINSVIGAFGFIPLDFILPVVFYNLTFKPSKKSPIFLLNTTIAVVFSILGVIAAIAAVRQISLDAKSYRLFANV, from the exons atgaggacGCTGCCGGTGCCACCAAGCTCAGAGGAGGCAGAGGTTATTGGCCAAGAAGAAGCTCATGACCAGGAGAAGCAACTTGATGCTGGTGCtctttttgttcttaaatCCAAAG GATCATGGGTGCACTGCGGTTATCACTTGACAACCTCAATAGTTGCTCCAGCGCTGCTGAGTCTGCCGTATGCTTTCACCTTCCTTGGATGGGCGGCTgggattttttgtttggtcatCGGAGCAATCGTGACCTATTCATACAATTTACTCTCTTTGGTTCTTGAACATTATGCTAAATTGGGTCATCGCCATCTCCGATTCAGAGACATGGCTCATGACATTCTAG GGCCTGGATGGAGTCGCTATTTTGTTGGCCCAAGTCAGT CTCTTTTGGGAGGACAATGCATGAAG gCAGTTTACTTGCTGTCAAACCCAACTGGGACTATGAAGCTTTACGAGTTTGTGATCATATTTGGATGCTTGATGCTGTTTTTGGCACAAATTCCATCTTTTCACTCACTGAGGCACATCAACTTGGTGTCTGTTGTTCTTTGCTTAGCCTATAGCGTTTGTACCGCTGCTGCTTGCATCTACATTG GAAGTTCTTCCAAAGGGCCGCATAAGGACTATTCCTTGAAGGGCAACACTCAAAATCGTGTTTTTGGGGTCTTTAATGCCAATGCCATCATTGCTACAACATTTGGCAATGGCATCATTCCAGAAATTCAG GCAACAATAGCACCACCAGTGAAGGGAAAGATGTTCAAGGGATTATGTCTTTGTTATGCAGTAGTTATAATGACTTTTTCCAGTGTTGCTATCTCTGGCTATTGGGCATTTGGTAACCAAGCTGAAGGCCTCATACTTAGCAACTTCTTGGATGATGGCAAACCTTTGGTGCCAAAGTGGTTCATTTTCATGACCAACATTTTCACCATACTCCAACTATCAGCTGTTGGCGTG GTTTATCTGCAGCCAACAAATGAAGTGCTTGAACGAGCATTTGTGGATCCAACGAGCAAAGAGTTCTCTACTCGCAATGTGATCCCGAGGGTAATCTTTCGCTCGCTGTCTGTCGTCGTAGCAACAACCATAGCAGCAATGCTTCCATTTTTTGGGGACATCAATTCAGTTATTGGGGCTTTTGGTTTCATACCCCTTGACTTCATCTTGCCTGTTGTGTTCTACAACTTGACCTTTAAGCCCTCTAAAAAGAGCCCCATTTTCTTGTTAAACACCACTATTGCTGTGGTTTTCTCAATCTTGGGCGTTATAGCTGCAATTGCTGCTGTAAGACAAATAAGCCTCGATGCCAAGAGTTATCGGTTATTTGCTAATGTATGA